The proteins below are encoded in one region of Paenibacillus sp. YYML68:
- a CDS encoding RNA polymerase sigma factor: MEGMTDEQLVELIQEGDEQAYRILIQRYQDYIYTLVYRMVEHRETAEDLTQEVFIKLFRSLARFRGDSLLKTWLYRLTVNLVTDYRRSQKRKPYEAVLDKVKGWFGDRREEPEAKAVQQEERESVQRLLAGMPDKYRLVLYLYHYKQLSYQEISDVTGLPLKTIETRLYRGKSMLKDQWLKGGSHDTHASERSRAAALYE, from the coding sequence ATGGAGGGCATGACGGATGAGCAGCTCGTCGAACTCATTCAAGAGGGTGATGAGCAGGCGTACCGTATTCTGATTCAACGCTATCAGGATTACATCTATACGCTCGTATACCGTATGGTCGAACATCGGGAAACTGCTGAGGATTTAACGCAGGAAGTGTTCATCAAGCTGTTTCGGTCACTGGCTCGATTCCGTGGAGACTCGCTGCTGAAGACGTGGCTGTACCGGCTCACGGTCAACCTGGTGACCGATTACCGCCGCTCGCAGAAGCGTAAGCCGTACGAGGCTGTACTGGATAAGGTGAAGGGATGGTTCGGTGACCGCAGGGAGGAACCGGAGGCGAAGGCCGTTCAGCAGGAGGAACGGGAATCGGTGCAGCGGCTCCTAGCCGGCATGCCGGACAAATATAGGCTCGTCCTGTACTTGTATCATTATAAGCAGCTGTCTTATCAAGAAATATCCGATGTAACCGGGCTGCCGTTAAAGACGATTGAAACGAGATTATATCGCGGGAAATCGATGCTGAAGGACCAATGGCTGAAGGGGGGCTCTCATGACACACACGCATCCGAACGATCACGCGCTGCAGCACTATATGAATAA
- a CDS encoding IS4 family transposase, which yields MDKDTLFSAFGKWVAPINPNIIPNWQSTTTLDRYVKKLDTLVFLYIFIEAQLEKRKGLRSIMRKLEHDEEFQKQLGIASISASQLSRKNNQLDPEVLQAILCNLITQLHRDARPVSGRIGTVKIIDSSTISVCLQRYKWATFRKTKAGVKLHLRVAFADPDHVYPDKAVVTPARPADRSQMDVLIDESDVTYLMDRGYLDYGKYDSYCERGIRFVSRLKDNAVVEEVEELSVNTDSDIIRDVKVVLGKAHKRMQHPLRMIVTTDGRGNEVRIITNRFDLTAEELGDLYRSRWQIEMFFRWVKQNLKLTCFYGDSENAVMNQIWICLIAYCLLLLMKVELGTSRTLTELIEALKELMWQPWLRMVAAVERKPSRTSRGRQKKQKDQ from the coding sequence ATGGACAAGGATACACTATTTTCTGCATTTGGTAAATGGGTTGCACCAATAAATCCAAACATCATCCCGAATTGGCAAAGCACGACTACGCTCGACCGTTATGTGAAAAAGCTCGACACCTTAGTCTTTCTGTACATCTTCATCGAAGCACAGTTAGAGAAGCGAAAGGGTCTTCGTTCCATCATGCGAAAGCTGGAGCACGACGAGGAATTTCAAAAGCAACTCGGCATTGCTTCGATCAGCGCATCCCAGTTGTCCCGTAAAAATAATCAACTGGACCCAGAAGTACTTCAAGCCATCCTTTGTAATCTCATTACACAGTTGCATCGAGATGCTAGGCCGGTATCAGGGCGCATCGGAACGGTCAAGATTATAGACTCTTCTACGATCAGCGTTTGCCTACAGCGGTATAAATGGGCGACTTTCCGAAAAACGAAAGCAGGCGTGAAACTGCACCTGCGAGTGGCATTTGCTGACCCCGACCATGTTTATCCGGATAAGGCAGTGGTTACGCCTGCAAGGCCCGCAGACCGCAGCCAAATGGACGTCCTGATCGATGAGTCGGACGTCACGTATCTGATGGACCGCGGGTATCTGGACTACGGCAAATACGACAGTTACTGCGAGCGTGGCATTCGATTCGTATCACGATTAAAGGACAATGCTGTTGTCGAAGAAGTGGAAGAACTTTCGGTGAACACAGATTCAGACATCATCCGCGATGTCAAAGTCGTGCTAGGCAAAGCTCACAAGCGCATGCAGCACCCCCTTCGTATGATCGTCACCACAGACGGTCGCGGTAATGAGGTCCGTATCATTACGAATCGGTTCGACCTGACGGCAGAAGAGCTTGGTGACCTGTATCGTAGCCGCTGGCAGATCGAGATGTTCTTCCGGTGGGTCAAGCAGAACCTGAAGCTAACCTGTTTTTACGGTGACAGCGAGAACGCAGTGATGAATCAGATTTGGATCTGTTTAATTGCATACTGCTTGCTGCTGCTTATGAAGGTAGAACTGGGAACGAGTCGAACGTTAACGGAACTCATTGAGGCTTTGAAAGAACTCATGTGGCAACCGTGGCTGAGGATGGTCGCAGCAGTAGAGCGAAAACCAAGTCGAACTTCGAGAGGGCGACAGAAGAAACAGAAAGACCAGTAA
- a CDS encoding MgtC/SapB family protein, producing MNDPWFIDSYHITLRLSLALLLGGVIGFEREYSSRAAGLRTHMLVCLGATLIMLLSIYGFADFAELPNVRMDPARLAAQVISGIGFLGAGTILFTGKTITGLTTAASLWVVAAIGLAIGAGFYYAAVLACFFALMSLFVFHTVEKRLMSNKRSRKLIMETADVPSLVGRVTHVLHDQGCDIQKWSVEELEGKSEASLRITLTLRLSKEMKVAAAIEQLLNIEGVRSISME from the coding sequence ATGAATGATCCGTGGTTTATTGATTCGTACCATATTACGCTCCGCCTGTCTCTGGCACTTCTGCTCGGAGGCGTGATTGGCTTCGAGCGGGAGTATAGCAGCAGAGCGGCGGGCTTGCGTACACATATGCTCGTCTGTCTCGGCGCAACGCTGATCATGCTGCTGTCCATCTATGGCTTTGCAGATTTTGCCGAGCTGCCCAATGTTCGTATGGATCCGGCCCGATTAGCTGCGCAGGTCATTAGCGGAATTGGCTTTCTTGGAGCGGGGACGATTCTGTTCACAGGCAAGACGATTACCGGCCTAACGACGGCAGCCTCGCTCTGGGTCGTAGCGGCCATCGGCCTTGCGATCGGAGCGGGCTTCTACTATGCTGCCGTGCTGGCTTGCTTCTTCGCGCTGATGAGCCTATTCGTGTTCCACACCGTTGAGAAGCGACTGATGTCGAACAAGCGTTCTCGTAAGCTGATTATGGAAACAGCAGATGTGCCAAGTTTGGTCGGGCGTGTGACGCATGTGCTACACGATCAAGGCTGCGACATTCAGAAGTGGTCGGTGGAGGAGCTGGAGGGTAAGTCCGAAGCCAGCCTGCGTATTACGCTAACGCTGCGGCTATCCAAGGAAATGAAGGTTGCTGCGGCGATCGAACAATTACTCAACATTGAAGGGGTTCGGTCGATTAGTATGGAGTAG
- a CDS encoding GNAT family N-acetyltransferase, with translation MSIERIDLYDIHKTLPLLELQQLAYRIEVERMRYTEPPPLLDSPLTLQQSGEAFLGYWDDERLVGAIAYRLSGRACTITRMMVHPDFFRQGIASRLLETIGSMLSSGDTLSVSTGAYNEPAVSLYRKHGFEPVEQQELAPGIFLTRFTKSL, from the coding sequence ATGAGCATTGAGCGAATAGATCTGTATGATATACATAAGACGCTACCGCTGCTCGAGCTGCAGCAGCTGGCGTACCGGATCGAGGTTGAACGTATGCGGTATACGGAGCCACCGCCCTTGCTCGATTCGCCGCTGACGCTGCAGCAATCAGGCGAAGCATTCCTTGGCTACTGGGACGATGAGCGTCTCGTGGGGGCAATCGCCTACAGGCTGAGCGGGAGAGCGTGTACGATTACACGCATGATGGTACATCCCGATTTCTTCCGACAAGGGATTGCGAGCCGACTGCTCGAGACGATCGGATCGATGCTGAGCAGCGGAGATACGTTATCTGTGTCCACCGGAGCTTACAACGAGCCTGCGGTCAGCTTGTATCGGAAGCATGGCTTCGAGCCTGTCGAGCAGCAGGAGCTGGCTCCAGGCATCTTTCTGACGCGATTTACGAAATCCTTGTGA
- the gatB gene encoding Asp-tRNA(Asn)/Glu-tRNA(Gln) amidotransferase subunit GatB, whose protein sequence is MTTTSSKYETVIGLEVHVELHTKSKIFCGCSTSFGAPANTHTCPICLGHPGVLPVLNKQALEYAMKASMALNCQVASETKFDRKNYFYPDSPKAYQISQYDKPVGEHGWIEIEVGGQTKRIGITRVHLEEDAGKLTHVDGGIASLVDFNRVGTPLIEIVSEPDLRSPEEARAYLEKLRAIMQYCDVSDVKMEEGSLRCDANISLRPYGQEQFGTKAELKNMNSFRGVQRGLEYEEWRQADVLDSDGKVVQETRRWDESQGKTLSMRSKEQAHDYRYFPDPDLVSALIDEEWKERVRATIPELPDARKTRYVEQFGLPSYDAEVITASMKLADFFEESLKYTSDAKAVANWIMGDLLGYLNAGNLELSDVKVTGQGLGEMIGLIEKGTISTKIAKTVFKSMLETGKAPQTIVEEQGLVQISDEGAIAAVVDKIVEANPQSVADFKAGKDKAVGFLVGQIMKETKGKANPGLVNKLILERLNR, encoded by the coding sequence TTGACAACGACTTCCAGTAAATACGAAACGGTCATCGGGCTAGAGGTTCACGTAGAGCTTCATACGAAGTCCAAAATTTTTTGCGGCTGCTCCACGTCCTTCGGTGCCCCGGCCAATACCCATACATGTCCGATCTGTCTCGGTCATCCCGGCGTGCTGCCTGTATTGAACAAGCAAGCGCTGGAATATGCGATGAAGGCGTCGATGGCGCTGAATTGCCAGGTCGCGTCTGAGACGAAGTTCGACCGTAAAAATTATTTCTATCCCGATTCGCCGAAGGCTTATCAGATCTCGCAGTATGACAAGCCAGTCGGCGAGCATGGCTGGATCGAGATTGAGGTCGGTGGGCAGACGAAGCGGATCGGCATTACCCGTGTCCACCTCGAGGAGGATGCAGGGAAGCTAACGCACGTCGATGGCGGCATCGCGTCGCTCGTTGATTTCAACCGTGTCGGTACACCGTTAATCGAGATCGTGTCCGAGCCGGACCTGCGTTCTCCCGAGGAAGCAAGAGCGTACCTCGAGAAGCTGCGGGCGATCATGCAATATTGCGACGTATCGGACGTGAAGATGGAGGAGGGCTCGCTGCGCTGCGACGCCAACATCTCTCTGCGTCCGTACGGACAAGAGCAGTTCGGCACGAAGGCCGAGCTGAAGAACATGAACTCGTTCCGCGGCGTACAGCGCGGACTTGAGTATGAGGAGTGGCGTCAGGCTGACGTACTCGACAGCGACGGCAAGGTCGTTCAGGAGACGCGCCGCTGGGACGAGTCGCAAGGGAAGACGCTGTCGATGCGCAGCAAGGAGCAGGCGCATGACTACCGCTACTTCCCAGACCCGGATCTCGTATCCGCTCTGATCGACGAGGAGTGGAAGGAGCGCGTCCGCGCGACGATTCCGGAGCTTCCGGATGCGCGCAAGACGCGTTACGTCGAGCAATTCGGCTTGCCGAGCTATGACGCGGAGGTCATTACCGCTTCGATGAAGCTCGCGGATTTCTTCGAGGAGAGCTTGAAGTACACGAGCGACGCCAAGGCGGTTGCCAACTGGATTATGGGCGATCTGCTCGGCTACTTGAACGCGGGTAACCTAGAGCTTAGCGACGTGAAGGTAACGGGACAGGGCCTCGGCGAAATGATCGGCTTGATCGAGAAGGGCACGATCAGCACGAAGATTGCGAAGACCGTATTCAAGTCGATGCTGGAGACGGGCAAGGCGCCGCAAACGATTGTCGAGGAGCAGGGGCTCGTTCAGATCAGCGACGAAGGCGCGATCGCTGCTGTCGTCGATAAGATCGTCGAAGCGAATCCGCAGTCCGTGGCCGACTTCAAGGCCGGTAAGGATAAGGCGGTCGGCTTCCTTGTCGGACAAATTATGAAGGAAACGAAAGGGAAGGCGAATCCGGGTCTTGTCAATAAGCTGATCCTTGAGCGTCTTAATCGTTAA
- the gatA gene encoding Asp-tRNA(Asn)/Glu-tRNA(Gln) amidotransferase subunit GatA produces MSLLNLRLQDVHSKLHAKELTVTDLVNESFRRIAEVDGKVQAFLKLDEERAAARAKSLDERLGSADARGLLFGLPIGIKDNIVTEGLTTTCASQFLSNYNPVYDATVMKKLDASDTVTIGKLNMDEFAMGGSNENSSFHPTYNPWNLEHVPGGSSGGSAAAVAAGEVFFSLGSDTGGSIRQPASYCGIVGLKPTYGLVSRFGLVAFASSLDQIGPLTKNVEDSAYLLQAIAGHDPLDSTSLQVDVPDYISALTGDVKGLRIAVPKEYMGQGIDPKVKDAIQTALKVLEGLGAIVEEVSLPHSEYAVATYYLLASSEASSNLARFDGVRYGVRADNPKNLLDLYVQSRSNGFGDEVKRRIMLGTYALSSGYYDAYYLKAQKVRTLIKQDFENVFDKYDVVIGPTAPTTAFRIGSQVSNPLTMYLNDILTIPVNLAGVPAISVPCGFADGMPVGLQIIGKALDESTVLRVAHAYEQHTEFHKQRPQL; encoded by the coding sequence TTGTCATTATTGAATTTACGATTGCAGGACGTACATAGCAAGCTGCATGCCAAGGAATTAACGGTAACGGATCTCGTGAACGAATCGTTCCGACGAATCGCCGAGGTCGATGGGAAGGTGCAGGCTTTCCTGAAGCTGGATGAAGAGAGAGCGGCCGCTCGAGCGAAGTCGCTCGATGAACGTCTTGGGTCCGCGGATGCGCGCGGGCTTCTTTTTGGCTTGCCGATCGGCATTAAGGATAATATCGTTACCGAGGGCTTGACGACGACATGTGCGAGCCAGTTCCTCAGCAACTACAACCCAGTCTATGACGCTACCGTAATGAAGAAGCTCGACGCCTCCGATACGGTTACGATTGGCAAGCTGAACATGGACGAATTCGCGATGGGCGGCTCCAACGAAAATTCCAGCTTCCACCCAACCTACAACCCGTGGAATCTGGAGCACGTGCCGGGCGGCTCGAGCGGCGGCTCCGCTGCAGCGGTAGCGGCTGGCGAGGTGTTCTTCTCGCTCGGCTCCGATACCGGCGGCTCGATTCGCCAGCCGGCCTCGTACTGCGGCATCGTCGGTCTGAAGCCGACGTACGGTCTTGTGTCGCGCTTCGGCCTTGTCGCCTTCGCTTCGTCGCTCGACCAGATCGGGCCGCTGACGAAGAACGTCGAGGACAGTGCCTATCTACTGCAGGCGATCGCAGGACACGATCCGCTCGATTCGACCTCGCTGCAAGTGGACGTGCCGGACTACATCAGCGCGCTGACAGGCGACGTGAAGGGACTTCGCATTGCCGTTCCGAAGGAATATATGGGACAAGGCATCGACCCGAAGGTGAAGGATGCGATCCAGACGGCGCTGAAGGTGCTCGAAGGACTTGGTGCCATCGTCGAAGAGGTGTCGTTGCCGCATTCCGAATACGCGGTTGCCACCTACTACTTGCTCGCGTCGTCCGAGGCATCCTCGAACCTCGCTCGCTTCGACGGCGTTCGTTACGGTGTCCGCGCGGACAACCCGAAGAACCTGCTCGATCTGTACGTGCAGTCGCGCAGCAACGGCTTTGGCGACGAGGTGAAGCGCCGCATTATGCTTGGCACGTACGCGCTTAGCTCCGGCTACTATGACGCTTATTATTTGAAGGCGCAGAAGGTGCGTACGCTGATCAAGCAAGATTTTGAGAATGTATTTGACAAATATGATGTCGTCATCGGACCGACGGCCCCGACAACAGCATTCCGCATCGGCTCGCAGGTCAGCAACCCGTTGACGATGTATTTGAACGACATATTGACCATTCCGGTCAACCTGGCAGGTGTTCCGGCAATCAGCGTGCCTTGCGGCTTCGCGGACGGCATGCCGGTCGGTCTGCAAATTATCGGCAAGGCGCTGGACGAATCGACCGTGCTTCGCGTAGCACATGCCTACGAGCAGCATACGGAATTCCATAAGCAGCGTCCGCAGCTGTAA
- the gatC gene encoding Asp-tRNA(Asn)/Glu-tRNA(Gln) amidotransferase subunit GatC, protein MSITIKDVEHVAALARLELSEHDKEKFAEQLNAILKYAEKLNELNTDDVQPTSHAIPLVNVMREDTVRPSLPIEKVMLNAPDEEDGQIKVPAVLE, encoded by the coding sequence ATGAGCATAACGATCAAGGATGTTGAGCATGTAGCCGCACTGGCTCGCCTTGAGCTGAGTGAGCATGATAAGGAGAAGTTCGCGGAGCAGCTGAATGCGATTTTGAAATATGCAGAGAAGCTGAACGAGCTGAATACGGATGACGTGCAGCCGACGAGCCATGCAATTCCGCTCGTGAATGTGATGCGCGAGGATACGGTCAGACCGTCGCTGCCGATCGAGAAGGTCATGCTGAATGCGCCTGATGAAGAGGACGGACAGATTAAGGTGCCGGCAGTACTGGAATAA
- a CDS encoding EAL domain-containing protein yields MTIQSFKPDVLKAAAGMEPFARPAAVYNEQEGKLTLPYSSKEELLHSLDTLRTAIAVPDQEQLQLHIRKSEYVPEDERVGSIPLPLFFARMQHYDIVKIITDGQFTSYMQPIVHVPSQKLYGYEFLLRAASGGPQFKPYELFKVAGETGLHSFLDRSARISAIQTSAMHVRRGLKRFINFLPSSIYNPNYCLSHTFAAINRFSLDPNDFIFEVVETEQIDSIEHLQQIFNVYRSNGVRVALDDVGAGYATLDVLSSLQPDYVKIDRGLIDHCDESKEKQESIRDIMARARSFGALVLAEGLERPAEWEYCRQAGVDLAQGYLLGKPAPLPLEGQAWVRPFLS; encoded by the coding sequence GTGACGATTCAATCGTTTAAGCCCGACGTCCTCAAGGCGGCAGCCGGCATGGAGCCTTTTGCTCGACCTGCTGCTGTATATAACGAGCAGGAAGGCAAGCTCACGCTTCCCTACAGCTCGAAGGAGGAGCTCCTGCATTCACTGGATACGCTACGAACAGCAATTGCTGTTCCCGATCAAGAACAGCTGCAGCTGCACATCCGCAAGAGCGAATACGTGCCGGAAGATGAGCGAGTTGGCTCGATACCGCTTCCACTGTTTTTTGCGCGCATGCAGCATTACGATATCGTCAAGATTATTACGGATGGGCAATTCACGAGCTACATGCAGCCGATCGTTCATGTGCCATCCCAGAAGCTGTATGGCTATGAGTTTTTGCTTCGCGCGGCGTCAGGCGGTCCACAGTTCAAGCCGTATGAGCTGTTCAAGGTGGCAGGCGAGACTGGTCTGCATTCGTTCCTTGACCGTTCAGCCCGCATATCGGCCATCCAGACAAGTGCAATGCACGTGCGCCGGGGCTTAAAGCGTTTTATTAACTTTTTGCCATCATCTATCTATAATCCGAATTACTGCTTAAGCCATACGTTCGCCGCCATTAACCGCTTCTCCCTCGATCCGAACGACTTCATCTTCGAGGTCGTGGAGACGGAGCAAATCGACAGCATCGAGCACCTGCAGCAAATATTCAACGTATATCGCAGCAATGGCGTCCGAGTGGCGCTCGATGATGTAGGCGCGGGCTATGCGACGCTAGACGTGCTCTCGTCCCTGCAGCCGGATTATGTCAAGATTGACCGCGGGCTTATCGACCATTGCGATGAAAGCAAGGAGAAGCAGGAGAGCATTCGCGACATTATGGCTCGCGCCCGGTCGTTCGGAGCGCTCGTGCTTGCCGAAGGGCTGGAGCGCCCAGCGGAGTGGGAATATTGCAGACAGGCAGGCGTCGACCTCGCACAAGGGTACCTGCTCGGCAAGCCTGCGCCGCTCCCACTGGAAGGTCAAGCGTGGGTGCGACCATTTTTATCATAA
- a CDS encoding ATPase produces MLRLGEKVIIIGDSFEQNLPVGEYGYIIAYDRNADNVFDYVVRVPKTNKHHFVPGADIELEETLLMQEAERIEREALIDFALSTKNEQLFKRLMNGEAYEEPEASPHELQSQQEFLRQIRLKAWI; encoded by the coding sequence TTGCTGCGCTTAGGTGAGAAGGTAATTATTATCGGTGACAGCTTCGAGCAAAACTTGCCTGTCGGTGAATACGGATATATTATTGCGTACGATCGCAATGCAGATAACGTTTTTGATTACGTCGTTCGCGTGCCGAAGACGAACAAGCACCATTTCGTGCCCGGTGCCGATATTGAGCTGGAGGAAACGCTGCTGATGCAGGAGGCTGAGCGGATTGAACGCGAGGCGCTGATTGACTTCGCGCTGTCTACGAAGAACGAGCAGCTGTTCAAGCGATTAATGAACGGTGAAGCTTACGAAGAGCCGGAAGCGAGCCCGCATGAGCTGCAGTCCCAGCAAGAATTTTTGCGGCAGATTCGTCTGAAGGCTTGGATCTAA
- a CDS encoding Xaa-Pro peptidase family protein, whose product MKRLQQKLQAGGVDGIMMSQNVDLYYFTGSMQTGYLLIPADGEPTFFVRRSAVRAQQESAWPVEPLGSMREFAAQLARAMPGMPNMSGGGGRVTLAAEYDVLPVLQLNRLQAALPQAVWVDGSAWIRETRMIKSPSELAIIRRAAQLIDESFEDALTWLVPGMTELEVLARVELFLRVRGHLGMMRMRGYNQEVATGMLGAGEAVAMPSYFDGPAGGQGLSPAFPQSASRRRIQANEPILIDLGCCVDGYVIDQTRTVVIGTLSEELTRAYDVAEHILRSTEAQLRPGAISEQLYMESLRLAAEAGLSEHYMGFGADQARFLGHGIGLEIDELPVLARGFRYPLEPGMVLAIEPKFTFPGQGVVGVENSYAITESGYEKLTLTREGIIRL is encoded by the coding sequence ATGAAGCGATTGCAGCAGAAGCTGCAGGCGGGAGGCGTCGACGGGATCATGATGAGTCAAAATGTCGACCTCTACTACTTCACCGGCTCGATGCAAACTGGCTATCTGCTCATTCCTGCGGACGGAGAACCTACCTTCTTCGTTCGGCGCAGCGCGGTAAGGGCGCAGCAGGAGTCGGCTTGGCCCGTGGAGCCGCTCGGCTCCATGCGCGAGTTCGCCGCCCAGCTAGCACGCGCCATGCCGGGCATGCCGAACATGTCTGGCGGCGGTGGACGGGTCACGCTTGCAGCGGAGTACGATGTGCTGCCTGTCCTGCAGCTGAACAGGCTGCAGGCAGCGCTTCCGCAAGCGGTGTGGGTCGACGGCTCAGCCTGGATTCGAGAGACGCGTATGATCAAGTCTCCGTCTGAGCTCGCTATCATACGGCGGGCGGCGCAGCTGATCGACGAGTCGTTCGAGGATGCGCTGACGTGGCTAGTGCCAGGCATGACGGAGCTTGAAGTGCTGGCCCGTGTCGAGCTGTTCCTCCGCGTACGTGGTCACCTCGGCATGATGCGGATGCGGGGGTACAATCAAGAGGTCGCTACAGGCATGCTTGGAGCTGGCGAAGCGGTTGCGATGCCTAGCTACTTCGACGGGCCAGCAGGCGGTCAAGGCTTGAGCCCGGCATTCCCGCAGAGCGCGAGCCGAAGGCGCATTCAGGCGAATGAGCCGATACTGATCGATCTGGGCTGCTGCGTGGACGGCTACGTCATCGACCAGACGCGGACGGTAGTCATCGGCACGCTATCCGAGGAGCTGACCCGCGCGTACGATGTCGCAGAGCATATCTTACGAAGCACGGAAGCGCAGCTGCGGCCCGGAGCGATCAGCGAGCAGCTGTATATGGAATCGCTGCGGCTGGCGGCGGAGGCGGGACTGTCTGAGCATTATATGGGCTTTGGCGCTGATCAGGCGAGATTTCTCGGTCACGGCATCGGTCTGGAGATTGACGAGCTGCCTGTTCTGGCCCGCGGCTTCCGGTATCCGCTTGAGCCTGGTATGGTGCTGGCGATCGAGCCGAAGTTTACGTTCCCCGGTCAGGGCGTCGTCGGAGTAGAGAACAGCTACGCGATAACGGAGAGCGGATACGAGAAGCTGACCTTGACGCGCGAAGGAATTATCAGGCTGTAA
- a CDS encoding type II secretion system F family protein, with protein MGTMQGAVADGQLWLSLIRALLLAMWIAGTLGVILVLTRHISSSWTYRSRHPALYRLQAGTEARRGLLSKVLRHLQDELDLAELKVSPELALVGMVLTALVGFFGSDAALQMMSATVPEAYRTGSTHVWALSVLLAGIGGSLPYFAIRFRVQRKRHRIALRMIVLVQNVIGHYRPSLTLAEIIAGSSQAMPYEVRAEWRRLELALHMKSIEEALHEFARRVDNEWAHDLVDLLLIGAHYGADMTESLHHLVSKMQTSKRHEDKRLAMITVYRIGTSFMVGFALFVIGFNVYADPTNYKHYFAEPGGIAVLAASFAVMFVSMVLVVRTGRKSF; from the coding sequence ATGGGAACGATGCAGGGAGCTGTAGCGGACGGTCAGCTGTGGCTGAGCCTCATTCGTGCGCTGCTCCTTGCGATGTGGATCGCCGGTACGCTAGGGGTCATCCTGGTGCTGACCAGACACATCAGCTCAAGCTGGACATACCGCAGCCGTCATCCTGCCCTGTACAGGCTGCAGGCTGGAACGGAAGCGAGGCGCGGCTTGCTGAGCAAGGTGCTGAGGCATCTGCAGGACGAGCTGGACCTTGCCGAGCTGAAGGTCAGCCCTGAGCTTGCGCTCGTTGGGATGGTGCTGACGGCGCTCGTTGGCTTCTTCGGCTCGGACGCGGCTCTGCAGATGATGTCCGCTACTGTGCCCGAGGCGTACAGAACTGGCAGTACGCACGTATGGGCGCTCAGTGTGCTGCTTGCCGGCATAGGCGGATCGCTCCCGTACTTCGCGATACGGTTTCGCGTGCAACGCAAGCGGCACCGCATCGCCCTGCGGATGATCGTGCTCGTTCAGAACGTCATTGGCCACTACAGGCCAAGTCTGACGCTGGCAGAGATCATTGCCGGGAGCAGTCAGGCGATGCCCTATGAGGTTCGTGCCGAATGGAGAAGGCTGGAGCTGGCGCTGCACATGAAGTCGATCGAGGAGGCACTGCATGAGTTCGCACGCAGAGTCGATAACGAGTGGGCGCACGATCTGGTCGATCTTCTGCTTATAGGCGCGCATTATGGAGCGGATATGACCGAATCACTGCACCATCTGGTGAGCAAGATGCAGACGTCCAAGCGGCATGAGGACAAGCGTCTGGCCATGATTACCGTCTATCGGATAGGCACGTCGTTCATGGTCGGCTTTGCTCTATTCGTGATCGGGTTCAACGTCTATGCCGATCCGACCAATTACAAGCATTATTTCGCGGAGCCGGGCGGTATAGCCGTGCTTGCTGCCTCGTTTGCTGTCATGTTCGTATCGATGGTGCTAGTCGTGCGAACTGGTCGTAAATCATTTTGA